One segment of Candidatus Polarisedimenticolia bacterium DNA contains the following:
- a CDS encoding DUF72 domain-containing protein, which yields MSSLRIGASSWSAPSWEGVFYPKGTLPAEYLPFYAAEFDTVEVDATFYRTPSSRMVDAWRERTPPGFLFAAKVPQVITHEKLLADCAAEMNEFVTTMDRLGDKLGPLLFQFRYFKESELPEPDPFLDRLERFLPSLPDGHRFAVEVRNKSLITRRLLDILSKHRIALALIDHPWFYRIDTMMMKTGVLTADFVYLRWLGDRYKIEEQTKRWDRIIIDRSREMEHWIAAIRKMLEQERSVYGYFNNHYAGYAVGSLRYFRDLWQQESSS from the coding sequence GTGAGCTCCCTCCGGATCGGCGCCTCCTCCTGGAGCGCCCCGTCGTGGGAGGGGGTTTTCTATCCCAAGGGCACCCTGCCCGCCGAGTACCTCCCCTTCTATGCTGCCGAGTTCGACACCGTCGAGGTCGACGCCACGTTCTACCGGACTCCGAGCAGCCGGATGGTCGACGCCTGGCGCGAGCGCACGCCCCCCGGTTTTCTGTTCGCGGCCAAGGTCCCGCAGGTCATCACGCACGAGAAGCTGCTGGCTGATTGCGCCGCCGAAATGAATGAGTTCGTAACGACGATGGACCGGCTGGGAGACAAGCTGGGACCGCTGCTCTTCCAGTTCCGCTACTTCAAGGAGTCGGAGCTTCCCGAGCCGGATCCGTTCCTGGACCGGCTGGAGCGCTTCCTGCCATCGCTTCCTGATGGACACCGCTTCGCCGTGGAGGTGAGGAACAAGAGCCTCATCACACGGAGGCTGCTGGATATTCTGAGCAAGCACCGGATCGCCCTGGCGCTCATCGATCACCCCTGGTTCTATCGCATCGACACGATGATGATGAAGACCGGCGTCCTCACCGCCGATTTCGTATACCTGCGCTGGCTGGGGGATCGCTACAAGATCGAGGAGCAGACGAAGCGCTGGGACCGGATCATCATCGACCGGTCCCGCGAGATGGAGCACTGGATCGCGGCGATCCGGAAGATGCTCGAGCAGGAGCGCTCCGTCTACGGCTACTTCAACAACCACTACGCCGGCTACGCCGTCGGCTCTCTCCGGTATTTCCGCGACCTCTGGCAGCAGGAATCTTCCTCTTAG
- a CDS encoding patatin-like phospholipase family protein, which translates to MQSGDGAARAPKVALVLGSGGIKTIASLGLFRVLVREKIPVDLIVASSGGSLFATSYALYPGELDKIEGFLWSYWKPEIFRDFDYSGLLISLLRPRKRGIEKFGLIKGKRILRNIHAMFPDKTFADTRIPLRIVATDIRTGRPVILKEGNVARAVRASISLPIYMRPVRWGESLLVDGGMTNPIPCDVAIAEGADVILSMSFGSSLETPLTSPVRLLNQLVRVSASNLIRVHGELHRFRHKGEIVDIYPTFEHVHSFFNFHTMEEIIARGEEASEAALPRIREALDAALTAPASSH; encoded by the coding sequence ATGCAGTCAGGCGATGGAGCCGCCCGGGCGCCGAAGGTGGCCCTGGTCCTCGGCTCCGGCGGGATCAAGACGATCGCGAGCCTTGGCCTTTTCCGCGTCCTGGTCCGCGAGAAGATCCCGGTGGATCTCATCGTCGCCAGCAGCGGCGGCAGTCTCTTCGCCACCTCCTACGCCCTGTACCCCGGCGAGCTCGACAAGATCGAGGGCTTCCTCTGGTCCTACTGGAAGCCGGAGATCTTCCGCGACTTCGACTACTCCGGGCTCCTGATTTCCCTCCTGCGCCCGCGCAAGCGTGGCATCGAGAAGTTCGGGCTGATCAAGGGGAAGCGCATCCTGAGGAACATCCACGCGATGTTCCCCGACAAGACCTTCGCCGATACCCGCATTCCGCTGCGCATCGTGGCCACCGACATCCGTACCGGCCGCCCGGTGATCTTAAAGGAAGGAAACGTGGCGCGCGCCGTGCGGGCCAGCATCTCGCTGCCGATCTACATGCGGCCGGTGCGCTGGGGAGAGTCGCTGCTGGTGGATGGGGGAATGACCAATCCGATCCCGTGCGACGTGGCGATTGCCGAGGGGGCGGACGTGATCCTGTCGATGTCTTTCGGTTCGTCGCTGGAGACGCCGCTGACCAGCCCGGTGCGGCTGCTCAACCAGCTGGTGCGCGTCTCAGCCAGCAACCTGATCCGCGTGCACGGCGAGCTGCACCGCTTCCGGCACAAGGGAGAGATTGTCGATATCTACCCCACCTTCGAGCACGTCCACTCGTTCTTCAACTTCCACACGATGGAAGAGATCATCGCGCGCGGCGAGGAGGCGAGCGAGGCGGCGCTGCCCAGAATCCGCGAAGCCCTCGACGCCGCCCTCACAGCCCCGGCTTCTTCTCACTGA
- a CDS encoding (2Fe-2S)-binding protein — MENIVGPGKTPLLLQVNGRDVTVSVEPRATLLEVLRNELDLTGTKNVCELGECGACTVLIDGEARYACLTLAIQVAGREITTIEGLAASERELHPLQQAFVEKDGLQCGFCTPGQIMAAMALLESNREPTPEEIRAALAGNTCRCGAYPKIFEAVAEAASRMAIRVPGED, encoded by the coding sequence ATGGAAAACATTGTCGGTCCCGGAAAAACGCCGCTGCTTCTACAGGTGAACGGCCGTGACGTGACGGTGAGCGTCGAGCCGCGCGCCACGCTGTTGGAGGTCCTGCGCAACGAGCTGGACCTGACCGGCACCAAGAACGTCTGTGAGCTGGGAGAGTGCGGGGCCTGCACCGTCCTGATCGACGGAGAGGCGCGCTATGCCTGCCTGACCCTGGCGATTCAGGTTGCAGGCCGAGAGATCACCACCATCGAGGGACTGGCGGCTTCGGAGAGAGAGCTGCATCCGCTGCAGCAGGCCTTCGTCGAGAAGGACGGCCTGCAGTGCGGCTTCTGCACGCCGGGACAGATCATGGCGGCCATGGCGCTGCTGGAGTCGAACCGCGAGCCAACGCCGGAAGAGATCCGCGCCGCGCTGGCGGGAAACACCTGCCGCTGCGGCGCCTACCCAAAGATCTTCGAGGCGGTGGCCGAAGCGGCCAGCCGGATGGCCATTCGGGTGCCGGGCGAGGACTGA
- a CDS encoding zinc ribbon domain-containing protein — protein MPLFEFRCHDCGEQFETVVFDRNRQITCKKCHSARVEKLISVFAVAGGSRSETAALEPGPCTSCGASQRGMCNLD, from the coding sequence ATGCCCTTGTTCGAGTTCCGCTGCCACGATTGCGGCGAGCAATTCGAGACCGTCGTCTTCGATCGCAACCGCCAGATCACCTGTAAGAAATGCCACAGCGCAAGGGTGGAGAAGCTGATCTCCGTCTTCGCGGTGGCCGGCGGCTCACGATCGGAGACTGCCGCGCTGGAGCCAGGACCGTGCACCAGCTGTGGCGCATCCCAGCGGGGGATGTGCAACCTCGATTGA